One Acidobacteriota bacterium genomic window carries:
- a CDS encoding DUF2971 domain-containing protein encodes MFLGIYMQVYKFLPAGFALDDLRKRRLKISTFDDMNDPFELKGAAHSNTYVQRLLTAHSASHYGVLCFSRNWSNPVLWSHYADRHRGICLGFETGDTVEAHQPCYADSPLTLNSDALLDAVRRGRDLKESDQEFRAAQKVTENLLLTKFRAWDYEDEIRVFVSLEKRDCNFYFYDFGKEIHPNIVIAGSRCTVPKGEIKAAVTGYSPPIRIVEAMLSSNSFEVVEDMQADADTKAG; translated from the coding sequence ATGTTCTTGGGGATTTACATGCAAGTTTACAAGTTTCTGCCAGCCGGATTTGCTTTGGACGATTTGCGCAAACGCAGGTTAAAAATCTCAACGTTCGACGATATGAACGATCCATTCGAGCTAAAAGGTGCCGCACATTCCAACACTTACGTCCAGCGTCTGCTAACCGCGCATTCTGCTTCTCACTATGGAGTTCTGTGCTTCAGCCGAAACTGGAGCAACCCGGTCCTCTGGAGCCACTACGCGGACAGGCACAGGGGCATCTGTCTTGGTTTCGAGACAGGCGACACCGTTGAGGCTCATCAGCCGTGCTACGCGGACTCACCGCTTACGCTCAACTCTGATGCGCTGCTCGACGCCGTCCGCCGCGGTCGAGACCTAAAGGAATCAGACCAGGAATTCCGAGCAGCACAGAAGGTCACCGAAAACCTGCTTCTGACGAAATTCAGAGCCTGGGACTACGAAGATGAGATACGGGTTTTTGTCAGCCTTGAAAAACGAGACTGCAACTTCTACTTTTATGACTTCGGTAAGGAGATTCATCCGAACATCGTCATTGCTGGCTCTCGCTGCACCGTCCCCAAGGGCGAGATCAAAGCGGCGGTAACCGGGTATTCACCGCCGATCAGGATAGTGGAGGCAATGCTCTCGTCTAACTCATTTGAGGTGGTAGAGGACATGCAAGCCGACGCGGACACAAAGGCGGGATAG
- a CDS encoding DUF433 domain-containing protein — protein MDYRSIITLEPDKRGGKPCIRGLRITVYDVLDYLASGMTEQEILRDFLEPTSDDIKACLAFAADREPAA, from the coding sequence ATGGACTACCGTAGCATCATCACGCTCGAGCCTGACAAGCGCGGGGGCAAGCCCTGCATCCGTGGATTGCGAATCACCGTTTATGATGTACTCGATTACCTTGCCTCCGGCATGACGGAGCAGGAAATCCTGCGCGACTTCCTGGAACCTACCTCTGACGACATCAAAGCGTGCCTGGCGTTTGCCGCCGACCGCGAACCGGCCGCATAA
- a CDS encoding enoyl-CoA hydratase/isomerase family protein: MQEEAQQPPTHATSSTTPKKGYQFIRWDDASTVARLTMARPPQNVMSIEMLKEMAEAIERLNHREDVRLILLESTAECEGYFSMGLGVEGYTEQLVFQMMDAFHSVFRAMMDVSKPVLAVVDGVASGAGAELAAFCDLVIASERAQFRQPEIKLGVFPPLGAVVYPRVIGPRRAMEFLLTGEPINARTALEIGLVNRVVPPADLEATVDAMVRRITDESSPVLQLLKRVIFNGTWMPFAEALKRAQDIYLNQLFELEDSQEGLRALLEKRKPVWKNR; this comes from the coding sequence ATGCAGGAAGAAGCCCAACAACCGCCAACCCACGCGACGAGTTCCACAACTCCGAAGAAAGGCTACCAGTTCATCCGTTGGGATGATGCCAGCACCGTGGCGCGGCTCACCATGGCCCGGCCTCCCCAGAACGTGATGAGCATCGAAATGCTCAAAGAGATGGCTGAAGCCATCGAGAGACTTAACCATCGGGAAGATGTGCGGCTGATACTTCTGGAATCCACGGCCGAGTGCGAAGGCTATTTCTCAATGGGGCTGGGTGTGGAAGGTTACACGGAACAACTGGTCTTCCAGATGATGGACGCCTTCCACAGCGTTTTCCGCGCCATGATGGACGTTTCCAAACCCGTCCTCGCCGTCGTCGACGGCGTTGCCTCCGGGGCGGGCGCCGAACTGGCGGCGTTCTGCGATCTGGTGATTGCCAGTGAACGCGCGCAGTTCCGCCAGCCGGAAATCAAGCTGGGCGTGTTTCCCCCGCTCGGAGCGGTGGTCTATCCTCGAGTGATCGGGCCGCGCCGCGCTATGGAATTTCTGCTGACGGGCGAGCCCATCAACGCCCGCACGGCCCTTGAGATCGGCCTGGTCAATCGCGTCGTCCCCCCCGCCGACCTCGAAGCCACTGTCGACGCCATGGTCCGTCGCATCACCGATGAGAGCAGCCCCGTTCTTCAATTGCTCAAGCGCGTGATCTTCAACGGCACCTGGATGCCCTTTGCCGAAGCCCTCAAACGAGCCCAGGACATCTACCTCAACCAGTTGTTCGAGCTGGAAGATTCCCAGGAAGGCCTGCGCGCCCTTCTCGAAAAACGCAAACCCGTGTGGAAGAATCGGTAA
- a CDS encoding thioredoxin family protein: MMAAALAASASQPIYNEQADARRDVAAAIAQASKTGRNVVLIFGANWCPDCHALDAQMHKPELASLIRRDYVVVDIDVGRFDKNLGLAEKYGVPLSKGIPAISVLDRHGKLLYAQSQGQFANARAMPAHDFTQFFRKWEPKR, translated from the coding sequence ATGATGGCGGCCGCTCTGGCAGCCTCTGCCAGCCAGCCGATTTATAACGAGCAGGCCGACGCGCGCCGGGACGTCGCCGCCGCCATAGCGCAAGCATCGAAGACGGGCCGGAACGTGGTGCTGATTTTCGGCGCCAACTGGTGCCCGGACTGTCATGCGCTGGATGCGCAGATGCACAAGCCGGAGCTGGCCAGCCTGATCAGGCGGGACTACGTGGTGGTTGATATCGATGTGGGGCGGTTCGACAAGAACCTCGGTCTCGCCGAGAAATACGGCGTGCCCCTCAGCAAGGGGATCCCCGCTATCTCCGTGCTGGACCGCCATGGAAAGCTGCTCTACGCGCAGAGCCAGGGCCAGTTTGCCAACGCCCGCGCCATGCCTGCCCACGATTTTACGCAGTTCTTCCGCAAGTGGGAGCCGAAGCGATAG
- the mnmG gene encoding tRNA uridine-5-carboxymethylaminomethyl(34) synthesis enzyme MnmG, translating to MLSTFTEKYDVVVVGAGHAGAEAAMASARMGLKTALCTINLDLICQMSCNPAVGGIAKGHLVREVDALGGVMGEVIDAVGIQFRLLNTSRGPAVWSPRAQADKKLYRVKMRQVLEQEPNLRIKQAEVIDLVLEDLHSLSPAADGSAPRQRIRGVLLRDGRTIEAGGVVVTTGTFLNGLIHCGEQQYAAGRSGEPPAVMLGEALRRMGFEVGRLKTGTPPRLDRRTIDFSQFKVQPGDPVPTPFSFRTRAITQEQTVCWIALTNDETHRVIRENIHRSPLYSGQIKGIGPRYCPSIEDKIVKFPDKPHHQLFLEPEGLDTNEIYVNGMSTSMPIDVQAAMVKSIPGLDKAEMIRPGYAIEYDMIQPTELRPWLETKKIQNLFLAGQINGTTGYEEAACQGIMAGINAALRVQCREPLVIGRTQGYTGILIDDLVNKGVDEPYRMFTSRAEFRLHLRIDNADERLMPTGFEVGTIKQKDYDDFLRKQQRISRATRLLLETRLDSQSNIGREIYTRLGLMDGGRFSSPTPLTGAQLLKRPELNIDDLMEWINEGLGRSGSEPIAARDGDGPASLMAREEARRIETDLKYEGYLAQQEKHIEHMKRAEQRRIPEWFDYGKVSGLSREVVEKFTRVRPLTLGQALRIPGITPAAVSLVNVYIEIFQRRSAEQAQA from the coding sequence ATGCTTTCTACGTTTACAGAAAAATATGACGTGGTTGTGGTAGGCGCAGGACACGCGGGCGCTGAAGCCGCCATGGCCTCGGCGCGCATGGGGCTGAAGACCGCCCTCTGCACCATCAACCTTGACCTGATCTGCCAGATGTCGTGCAACCCTGCCGTGGGCGGAATCGCCAAGGGCCACCTGGTGCGCGAAGTGGACGCGCTGGGCGGCGTGATGGGCGAAGTGATAGACGCCGTGGGCATCCAGTTCCGGCTGCTGAACACCAGTCGCGGCCCGGCCGTCTGGTCGCCGCGCGCCCAGGCAGACAAAAAGCTCTATCGTGTCAAAATGCGCCAGGTGCTTGAACAGGAGCCGAACCTGCGCATCAAGCAGGCGGAAGTCATCGACCTGGTGCTGGAGGATTTGCACTCTCTTTCGCCCGCGGCCGATGGCAGCGCGCCGCGGCAGCGCATTCGCGGCGTCCTGCTACGCGATGGCCGGACCATTGAAGCCGGCGGCGTGGTGGTCACTACGGGGACTTTTCTCAACGGTCTCATCCATTGCGGCGAACAGCAGTACGCGGCGGGACGCTCCGGCGAGCCGCCGGCGGTAATGCTCGGCGAGGCGTTGCGCCGGATGGGATTTGAAGTCGGCCGCCTGAAGACTGGCACCCCGCCGCGCCTCGACCGCCGCACCATCGACTTTTCGCAATTCAAAGTGCAGCCCGGCGACCCCGTGCCAACTCCCTTCAGCTTCCGCACCCGCGCCATCACCCAGGAACAGACCGTCTGCTGGATTGCCCTGACCAATGATGAAACGCATCGCGTGATCCGGGAAAACATCCACCGCTCGCCGCTTTACTCCGGGCAGATCAAGGGCATCGGCCCGCGCTACTGCCCGTCGATTGAAGACAAGATCGTGAAATTTCCGGACAAGCCCCACCACCAGCTTTTCCTCGAGCCCGAGGGCCTGGACACCAATGAGATTTACGTGAACGGCATGTCAACCTCGATGCCCATTGACGTCCAGGCGGCTATGGTGAAGTCAATTCCGGGGCTGGATAAGGCGGAGATGATCCGGCCAGGCTACGCCATCGAGTATGACATGATCCAGCCGACAGAACTCCGCCCGTGGCTCGAAACCAAGAAGATCCAGAACCTGTTTCTGGCCGGGCAGATCAACGGCACCACCGGGTACGAGGAAGCCGCCTGCCAGGGCATCATGGCGGGCATCAACGCCGCGCTGCGGGTCCAGTGCCGCGAGCCGCTCGTGATAGGGCGCACGCAAGGTTACACAGGAATCCTGATCGATGACCTGGTAAACAAGGGCGTGGACGAACCTTACCGCATGTTCACCTCGCGCGCCGAGTTTCGCCTGCATCTGCGCATTGACAACGCGGACGAGCGCCTGATGCCCACCGGCTTCGAGGTCGGTACGATCAAGCAGAAGGATTACGACGACTTTCTCCGCAAGCAGCAGCGGATTTCCCGGGCCACGCGCCTGCTGCTCGAAACCCGGCTCGACTCGCAGTCAAACATCGGCCGCGAAATTTACACGCGGCTTGGGCTGATGGATGGCGGCCGGTTCAGCAGTCCAACGCCACTCACAGGTGCGCAACTGCTGAAGCGGCCTGAACTGAACATCGACGACCTGATGGAATGGATCAATGAGGGCCTGGGCCGGTCCGGCAGCGAGCCCATCGCGGCCCGCGACGGTGACGGGCCGGCATCGCTGATGGCGCGGGAAGAGGCGCGCCGCATCGAAACCGACCTCAAGTATGAAGGCTACCTGGCGCAGCAGGAAAAACACATCGAGCATATGAAGCGCGCCGAGCAGCGCCGCATCCCGGAGTGGTTTGACTACGGCAAGGTCTCTGGACTTTCGCGCGAAGTGGTGGAGAAATTCACGCGGGTCCGCCCGCTCACTCTCGGCCAGGCGCTGCGCATCCCCGGCATCACGCCCGCAGCCGTATCACTGGTGAACGTCTATATTGAAATCTTCCAGCGCCGTAGCGCGGAACAGGCCCAGGCGTAG
- a CDS encoding ABC transporter permease — MMLNLRALFHKSRAEQEMDDELRFHLEKQAEHNIARGMSAEEARYAALRKFGNMGQVKEECRDTWGMRFISELAQDIRFGLRQLRRNAGFTAVAIGTLALGIGANAAIFSVLYRNLIHPLPYPHAERLVMFGVVVPALDSRPFIFGFTYLGLRHEQTPFESMASWMPGVQGCDIAAPEAQRMDCAQVESTFLPTFGIRPAFGRNFTFQEDLPGAPPVCLISYGMWRSRFGSNPAALGQLLSIDGNPTRVVGILPGDFEWPTLARVDIVLPEKLPPSARGENPGVALRAYARLKPGVSIAQAGAQLQPFLQQFIQSAPPMFRKEIRLGIVPVREDQVGPVRQALWVLFGATLALLLLATANVANLLLARAEVRQRELAVRSALGAGRRRLAQLRLIESTLLGLGGGIAGLGLGFLLLRVSVALAPAGIPRIEQAHLGLPGVLFITGMSLFSGVLCGMGASLAIPPAQLLLGSRTTGSLRRRLRSALVAAQVAVSVVLLAGAGLLLRTLRNIENIPLGMDTSHVVTAEVALGRQAFLRPGEAAGFFDRLETRLSALPGVTGVALSDSLPPAGAEHSMPFFVLHPEGHPPFEKGTGGMVAWRAVTPGYFRMLDIPIIEGRSFASSDRSSQGNVIVLSKSLADRLFPAEDPVGRRVQFTSPPGPWYDVVGIAGNVKNAGIIQESDPEYYLVRKDAPDLGLHGFPDLQRHAFFLVRSPLAASGVASMVRGAISSLDSTLPAKISTLDARVGQLRTRPRFNAVLTGLFAMLGLLLAGIGLFGLVSYSVAQRTNEIGIRMALGAQKGEILRMVLGQGLKLVLAGVAIGIAGALALTRFLSSLLYGVKPTDPLTFIVVSLILAAVALLACYIPARRAARVDPMVALRYE, encoded by the coding sequence ATGATGTTGAACCTGCGTGCACTGTTCCACAAAAGCCGCGCCGAGCAGGAAATGGACGACGAACTCCGCTTCCATCTTGAAAAGCAGGCCGAGCATAACATCGCCCGTGGCATGAGCGCAGAAGAAGCCCGCTACGCGGCGTTGCGCAAGTTCGGAAACATGGGACAGGTGAAAGAAGAATGCCGCGACACCTGGGGCATGCGCTTCATCAGCGAGCTCGCTCAGGATATACGCTTCGGCCTGCGCCAGCTCCGCCGCAACGCAGGGTTCACAGCCGTGGCCATCGGCACTCTCGCACTCGGCATCGGAGCCAATGCCGCCATTTTCAGCGTGCTCTACCGCAACCTGATACATCCGCTGCCCTACCCTCACGCTGAGCGCCTGGTCATGTTCGGAGTAGTTGTTCCAGCACTCGATTCCCGCCCATTTATCTTTGGCTTCACCTACCTTGGCTTGCGCCATGAACAAACCCCCTTTGAATCCATGGCCTCATGGATGCCGGGCGTGCAAGGGTGTGACATCGCGGCGCCCGAAGCGCAGCGAATGGACTGCGCTCAGGTGGAGTCGACTTTCCTGCCCACTTTTGGCATCCGTCCCGCTTTCGGGCGGAATTTCACTTTCCAGGAGGACCTGCCCGGCGCCCCGCCGGTGTGTCTGATCTCTTACGGCATGTGGCGAAGCCGCTTCGGAAGCAATCCCGCTGCCCTTGGGCAACTGCTATCCATCGACGGGAATCCGACAAGAGTTGTCGGCATCCTGCCGGGTGATTTCGAATGGCCCACCCTGGCCCGCGTGGACATCGTCCTGCCGGAAAAGTTGCCGCCGTCTGCGCGCGGCGAAAACCCGGGAGTTGCACTGCGGGCCTATGCGCGGCTGAAACCCGGAGTGAGCATTGCCCAGGCCGGCGCGCAGCTTCAGCCGTTCCTTCAGCAGTTCATCCAGTCCGCGCCTCCGATGTTCCGCAAAGAGATCCGCCTGGGGATCGTCCCGGTTCGCGAGGACCAGGTGGGCCCCGTCCGCCAGGCCCTGTGGGTCCTTTTCGGGGCCACGCTCGCTCTGCTTCTGCTCGCCACCGCGAATGTGGCGAACCTGTTGCTGGCCCGCGCCGAGGTCCGCCAGCGTGAGCTTGCGGTGCGCTCGGCCCTGGGCGCCGGGCGCCGGCGGCTGGCGCAACTGCGGCTCATTGAAAGCACCCTGCTCGGTCTGGGAGGCGGCATTGCCGGCCTGGGGCTGGGGTTCCTCCTGCTGCGCGTTTCAGTCGCGCTGGCGCCGGCAGGGATCCCGCGCATCGAGCAGGCGCATCTGGGGCTGCCTGGGGTCCTTTTCATTACAGGAATGTCGCTGTTTTCCGGCGTTTTGTGCGGCATGGGGGCCTCATTGGCCATTCCGCCAGCCCAGCTGCTTCTCGGCAGCCGCACCACAGGTTCGCTTCGCCGGAGACTCCGGTCGGCGCTGGTGGCTGCGCAGGTTGCAGTGTCGGTTGTGCTGCTCGCGGGCGCCGGCCTGCTGCTGCGCACGTTGCGAAACATTGAGAATATTCCCCTGGGGATGGATACCAGCCACGTTGTCACGGCAGAAGTCGCCCTCGGCAGGCAAGCCTTCCTCCGGCCAGGAGAAGCGGCTGGATTTTTTGATCGCCTTGAAACCCGGCTCAGCGCCCTGCCTGGCGTCACAGGCGTGGCGCTGAGTGACTCGCTGCCACCCGCCGGCGCAGAACATAGCATGCCGTTTTTTGTGCTTCACCCTGAGGGCCATCCGCCGTTCGAAAAGGGAACGGGAGGAATGGTCGCGTGGCGGGCCGTCACTCCCGGTTACTTCAGGATGCTCGACATACCCATCATCGAAGGACGCAGTTTTGCCTCAAGTGATCGAAGCTCACAAGGGAATGTCATCGTATTGAGCAAAAGCCTGGCGGACCGGCTGTTTCCAGCGGAGGACCCCGTCGGCCGGCGCGTGCAGTTTACTTCCCCGCCGGGGCCCTGGTACGACGTGGTCGGGATCGCCGGAAATGTGAAGAATGCAGGGATCATTCAGGAATCGGACCCGGAATACTACCTTGTGCGGAAGGACGCTCCTGACCTTGGTCTGCACGGTTTCCCTGACCTCCAGCGCCACGCGTTCTTTCTGGTGCGGAGCCCGCTGGCAGCCAGCGGTGTCGCAAGCATGGTGCGCGGCGCCATCTCTTCGCTGGACTCAACCCTGCCCGCAAAGATCTCGACTCTTGATGCGCGGGTCGGTCAGTTGCGCACTCGGCCTAGATTCAACGCGGTGCTGACCGGCTTGTTTGCCATGCTTGGATTGCTGCTCGCGGGGATTGGCCTCTTCGGCCTGGTCTCGTACTCGGTGGCGCAGCGCACAAACGAAATCGGCATCCGCATGGCGCTTGGGGCCCAAAAGGGCGAAATCCTCAGGATGGTCTTAGGGCAAGGCCTCAAGCTCGTGCTGGCCGGGGTGGCCATCGGCATTGCCGGAGCACTTGCGCTGACGCGGTTTTTATCAAGCCTGCTCTATGGCGTTAAGCCAACCGACCCGCTCACGTTCATCGTGGTCTCGCTGATTCTGGCCGCTGTCGCCTTGCTGGCCTGCTACATCCCTGCCCGCCGCGCCGCCAGGGTCGATCCCATGGTTGCCCTCCGCTACGAGTAG
- a CDS encoding PadR family transcriptional regulator, with protein sequence MGKSIDLLQGTLDLLILKTLVLEPMHGWGIAQRIQQISKDVLQVQQGSLYPALYRLEQQGWIAAEWGASENNRRAKYYRLTASGRRQLERETSNWTRLSAAIAHVLKTA encoded by the coding sequence ATGGGCAAGTCGATTGATCTGCTGCAGGGCACCCTCGACCTGCTGATTCTCAAAACGCTGGTGCTCGAGCCAATGCACGGCTGGGGTATCGCGCAGCGCATCCAGCAAATCTCGAAGGATGTGCTGCAGGTACAGCAGGGCTCGCTCTATCCGGCGCTCTATCGCCTCGAGCAGCAGGGCTGGATTGCAGCGGAGTGGGGAGCCTCGGAAAATAACCGCCGGGCCAAATATTATCGGCTCACTGCGAGCGGCCGCAGACAGCTCGAGCGCGAAACTTCCAACTGGACGCGCCTCTCCGCCGCCATCGCCCACGTTCTCAAGACCGCCTGA
- a CDS encoding ABC transporter permease, giving the protein MFNLRALFRKNRAEQEMDDELRFHLEKQVEQYIAQGMSAKEARYAALRKFGNMGQVKEECRDSWGARMINEILQDVRYGLRRLRRNPGFTAVAVLTLALGIGANTAIFSVVNAVVLRPLPYSQSARLVWIAESVPALKSEVASGGDYVDWKDQNHTLDRIAAYDTVYRGSLREGSGSGGGSADFNLTGRGTTARIHSAFESASFFATLGVEPQLGRAFTENEDQPGGPHVVVLMHSFWQQYFGSDPNVLGDAVNLDAAPYTVIGVMPASFRFPGDSDAQILMPLALNETQERLRIAQRHVLIIGRLKPGISLAAARADLDEIRKRAQPSGGPMLAEGGGGQGRAMTNRGPGSRLRRSTSGPPDMAPPASEIKVAPLAEHLAGNLRPAMLILLGAVGLVLLIACANVANLMLTRASARTREVALRAALGAGRWRLVRQLLAESLTLAVAGGMAGLLLAAWGVSVIVRLIPADAGGGILAVATPKMDGNVLLFALAASVFTGILFGLAPAITVTRPDLAEGLKEGAQVASPAGRRGWLRGALAVAEISLALVLLIGASLLINSFYRLLQVNPGFAPERVLTMELSLTDSRYPTRRQKSEFFSQVLRRVESLPGVRSAALADSLPLSPYQGFLMMSPRRLLPGEALSSSTAMMMLRVSPGYFYTLGIPVLKGRTFTDHDNEQARKVAVVNEALARRLWPTEDPIGKQVAGNLTVVGVVGNTRHEGLSQDIEAEFYLPYFQLPGDSMQLAVRTAADPDSIVSAVRAQVRATDPGQPLYHVATLEQTLSESLAPRRFNMFLLGIFAAIALALATIGIYGVMAFSVAQRTREIGIRMALGAERKEVLRLVISQGLGLALLGVAIGIVGALALTRFLASLLYGVKPTDPLTFVAVPIILIVVALAACYIPARRAAKVDPMVALRYE; this is encoded by the coding sequence ATGTTCAACCTGCGTGCACTGTTTCGCAAAAATCGCGCCGAGCAGGAAATGGATGACGAGCTGCGCTTTCATCTTGAAAAGCAGGTCGAGCAGTACATTGCCCAGGGCATGAGCGCGAAAGAAGCGCGCTATGCGGCGCTGCGTAAGTTCGGAAACATGGGGCAGGTGAAAGAAGAATGCCGCGACAGTTGGGGAGCGCGCATGATCAATGAAATTCTGCAGGATGTGCGCTACGGCCTGCGCCGATTGCGCCGCAATCCCGGATTCACGGCCGTCGCCGTTCTCACTCTCGCCCTGGGCATTGGCGCCAATACGGCGATTTTCAGCGTTGTGAACGCCGTGGTGCTGCGGCCGCTGCCCTATTCGCAGAGCGCCCGTCTGGTGTGGATTGCCGAATCGGTCCCGGCGCTTAAGTCTGAAGTTGCCAGTGGCGGAGATTACGTCGATTGGAAAGATCAGAACCACACCCTGGACCGCATCGCCGCCTACGACACGGTCTATCGTGGCAGCCTGCGCGAGGGCTCGGGGTCAGGCGGCGGGTCCGCGGACTTCAATCTCACCGGTCGTGGCACGACGGCGCGGATCCATAGCGCGTTCGAAAGCGCCAGTTTCTTCGCCACTCTGGGCGTGGAGCCACAACTCGGGCGGGCCTTCACCGAGAATGAGGACCAGCCGGGCGGGCCCCACGTGGTGGTCCTGATGCACTCCTTCTGGCAGCAGTATTTTGGCTCCGACCCTAACGTGCTGGGAGATGCGGTGAACCTGGACGCGGCGCCCTACACGGTTATCGGTGTGATGCCGGCCAGCTTCCGCTTCCCAGGGGATTCAGATGCGCAAATCCTGATGCCCCTGGCCCTCAACGAGACCCAGGAACGGCTTCGCATCGCGCAAAGGCACGTTCTGATTATTGGCCGGCTGAAGCCCGGCATCTCCCTCGCTGCCGCCCGGGCCGACCTGGATGAAATCCGGAAACGAGCGCAGCCGTCCGGCGGGCCCATGCTGGCCGAAGGCGGTGGCGGCCAAGGCCGTGCAATGACGAATCGAGGTCCCGGTAGCCGGTTGCGCCGCAGCACTTCAGGTCCCCCGGACATGGCTCCGCCGGCAAGCGAGATCAAAGTGGCGCCCCTCGCCGAACACCTTGCAGGGAACCTGCGCCCGGCCATGCTGATCTTGCTCGGGGCAGTCGGCCTGGTGTTGCTGATCGCTTGCGCCAACGTTGCCAACCTGATGCTCACCAGAGCTTCGGCACGGACGCGCGAGGTTGCTTTGCGGGCCGCGCTTGGTGCGGGGCGCTGGCGCCTGGTTCGGCAGCTCCTGGCGGAGAGTCTTACACTGGCGGTGGCGGGGGGCATGGCGGGGTTGCTGCTTGCGGCATGGGGCGTCAGTGTCATTGTGCGACTCATCCCGGCGGACGCCGGAGGCGGCATCCTGGCTGTGGCGACTCCGAAAATGGATGGCAACGTTCTGCTTTTTGCCCTGGCCGCCTCGGTTTTTACTGGAATCCTGTTCGGCCTTGCGCCTGCAATTACGGTCACGCGTCCCGACCTTGCTGAAGGACTCAAGGAAGGCGCTCAGGTGGCAAGCCCCGCCGGCCGCCGCGGGTGGCTTCGGGGAGCGCTGGCCGTGGCCGAGATCTCCCTCGCGCTGGTGCTGCTGATCGGCGCCAGCCTGCTCATCAATAGCTTTTATCGCCTCCTCCAGGTCAATCCCGGCTTCGCGCCGGAGCGCGTGCTTACCATGGAGCTTAGCCTTACGGACTCGCGTTATCCCACGCGCCGTCAAAAGTCGGAGTTCTTCTCGCAAGTCCTGCGCCGCGTCGAGTCTTTGCCGGGCGTTCGGTCGGCGGCCCTCGCTGATTCTCTGCCGCTCAGTCCTTATCAGGGCTTCCTGATGATGTCCCCCCGCCGCCTTCTGCCAGGGGAGGCGCTCTCGAGCTCGACCGCCATGATGATGCTCAGGGTGAGCCCGGGCTATTTTTATACGCTTGGCATTCCGGTGCTCAAAGGCCGCACCTTCACGGACCACGACAACGAGCAGGCACGGAAAGTTGCGGTGGTAAATGAGGCTTTGGCGCGCCGCCTTTGGCCGACGGAGGATCCCATCGGCAAGCAGGTCGCAGGTAATCTGACCGTGGTCGGCGTAGTAGGTAACACCCGCCACGAAGGGTTGAGCCAGGACATCGAGGCCGAGTTCTACTTGCCCTACTTTCAGTTGCCGGGCGACTCCATGCAGCTTGCCGTCCGCACAGCCGCTGACCCGGACAGCATCGTCTCCGCCGTGCGCGCCCAGGTAAGGGCAACCGATCCCGGCCAGCCGCTCTACCACGTGGCCACGCTCGAGCAGACTTTGTCCGAGTCGTTGGCGCCAAGGCGATTTAACATGTTTCTGCTCGGGATTTTCGCAGCGATCGCGCTGGCACTGGCAACGATTGGGATTTACGGCGTGATGGCATTCTCGGTGGCTCAGCGTACTCGCGAGATCGGCATCCGCATGGCGCTGGGGGCGGAACGTAAAGAGGTGCTGAGGTTGGTCATCAGCCAGGGACTCGGGCTGGCGTTGCTGGGCGTGGCTATCGGTATTGTGGGTGCGCTGGCGCTCACGCGGTTTCTCGCCAGCCTGCTCTATGGCGTTAAGCCAACCGACCCGCTCACGTTCGTAGCCGTCCCGATTATTTTAATCGTCGTGGCGCTCGCGGCCTGCTATATCCCCGCCCGCCGCGCGGCCAAAGTCGATCCCATGGTGGCGCTAAGGTACGAATGA